The window CGACAGGCACTGTCTTCAACGCGTCGACCAGCATCTTCAAACTGACCAACGGCGCCGCTTCGACCTTCCTCTTCTCCTCACTCGACGGAACCATCAGCGGCTGGAACAGCGGTCTCGGCACGACCAACAGCACCGCCCTGACAGCCATCAACAACAGTGCCGCGAACGCCGTCTACACAGACATCGCACTTCTCACAAACTCTACCGGCGCCTTCCTCCTCGCCGCCAACTTCGGCGCCGGCACCGACATCGAGATCTACGACAGCAACTTCAAATCTGCTACGCTGCAAGGCACATTTACCGATCCCACTCTCCCCGCGAACTACGCACCCTTCGCCGTCCACACCATCGGCTCTCAGGTCTTCGTCACCTACGCGCTGCGCACGACCACCACGACAAATACCTCTGCTCCTGTGAGCGGATATGCCGTTCCCCGTGCCGCCGCCACCTCGTACACTCAGACCCCCGGCACAGGCAACGGAATCGTCGACGTATTCGACACCAACGGCAACTTCCTCAAGCGCGCCATCGACGTCGGCGGCAACCTCAACGCGCCTTGGGGAGTAGCACTTGCTCCTGCCGGCTTCGGCATCTTCGGCGGCGACCTCCTCGTCGGCAACTTTGGCGATGGCATCATCAACGCCTACAATCCAACCACCTTCGCCTTCGCCGGTCAGTTGACCGACGGAACAGGCAAGCCCATCTCCTATCCCTCACTCTGGGAGATCGCCTTCGGACAAAGCAACGCAACCCCAGCCGGCGCAGGCGACCCCAACACCCTTTACATCGCAGCCGGTCTCGTCAACGAAGCCCACGGCCTCTTCGCCGGAATTGCCAATACCACCACCTCCACCGCCGCAGCAACCTTCGGCTTCAGCGCCTCCACCGCCGCGGCAACAGTCAAGGCGGGCTCATCCACAACAGCGACCATCAGCGTCGCCCCCACCAACAGCTTCAGCGGAAACGTAACGCTCGCCTGCAGCGGACCCACCGGTGTCACCTGCACGTTCTCTCCCAGCAGCCTCACGGTCACGCCCACTGCAGCAGCCACCACCACCGTCACCATTCAGACAGCGGCCAGCATGGCGCGCGTCGAACACAGCAAACCCTGGGCACAAGGCGCGGCCGCCATCACAGTCGCATTCCTCATGCCCTTCGGATCGATCCTGATCTTCTCCCCCAAGCGCGCAACCGGCACAGGAAATCCGCTACAACTACTCGGCCTCATCGCGCTCCTGCTTGTCTCCACCGGCATGGTCATCGGCTGCTCCAGCTCCATGAATCCGGCTGCTTCACCCGTTGCCTCTGCCCCAACTACGCCGACCACCCCAACCACACCCGGAACACCAGCTGGCGTACAGATGGTCACAATTACGGCGACCTCCGGCAGCATCACCCAGAACACGACCATCGCCCTCACCGTGCAATAGTCAGACGTCTTACCTCACCGGCCGCTGCAATCTAGGCGGCCGTTCTTTTTTAACAAACTGGAAAACATAAGCGATAGGAGCCGAAGCCGCCTGCCCTTCAAGCCCCATTCGACAAAATCGCCGCTGCAATGTTGTACGATAAGCCATGGGAATGAGGTCTCCCAAAACCGCCTGAGATCCGGCTGATGACCTCTGCCAATTCGATGTTCTTAAACTGAAGAATAGCGAGAATTAACGAGGCAGATGATGTCCTATCTATGGGTCACAATCGGTAGCGCGCTGGGTGGGCTTTTACGTTACGCAATCACCAGGCTCACACTCACGCAAAGCATCGCATTTCCCTACGGCACGATCTTGATCAACGTGCTCGGCTCTTTCGTCATCGGATACTTTGGAACGCTCACGCTGCAAAGCGGCAGATACCCGGTCTCCGACAACGTTCGCCTCTTCGTCATGGTGGGAATCTGCGGAGGCTTCACCACCTTCTCCTCCTTCAGCCTTCAAACCTTCGATCTGCTCCGTTCAGGAGCCTGGGGCAGAGCGTTAGCCAACGTCTTCTTGTCAGTCATCTTGTGTATGGCCGCAGTGGCTGCCGGACACCTCCTCGCCTACCAGTCGGTGACAAAGACTGCCATCGCCGAAACCGCAGACGAAGAATATACCGGCTGATACGAGTCCCTCAAAACAACGCCGTACCACTTCATCGATCATGCGAGCTACACTACCCACATGATCGACGAAGCCACCTTCCGCAACGAATCCGACCGTGCCCTTGAAACCCTGAAGCAGTCCCTCATCTCTGCCGAGGACGACAATGGCACCTTTGAGTTTGAAGACAATAACGGCGTCATGAACATCATCTTCGGAGACGGCTCCAGCAAGTTCGTCATCACCCCCAACACTCCCATCCGCCAGGTTTGGATCTCCGCTCAGGCCACCAGCTTCAAACTCGACTGGTCCGAGGCTGACAAAGCATTCACCCTCGCCAAGACAGGAGAAGACCTCAAGACTCTCACCCAGCGTCTCCTCCGCGAACACCTCAACGACCCCACCATCTCCCTTCCTTAGTCGCAAAAATAGTTCGCAGGCCGTGCAAAACAAAAGTGCAGCAGTTTGCATTAAGCAAGTTAGAATGACCTCACTGCCGGTGCCAATCTCAGCCCGGCTGGACAAATAGACAACCTACAACGAACTGCTCCGTACTTGGGAGGATGGGATAGCCATCATGACGCCGAAGCTGTCCGTTGCTATCATCACGTTCAACGAAGAGGCGAATCTCGCCCGTACCCTCGCCAGCGTTCAATTCGCCGACGAGATCATCGTCGTCGACTCCGGCTCCACCGATCGCACCATCGAGATCGCCGCATCCTTCAAAGCCAAGCTCTACCTCCAGCCCTGGCAAGGCTTCGCCGCTCAAAAGAACTTTGCGATCGAGCGCTGCTCCGGCACCTGGGTTCTCTCCCTTGATGCCGACGAGGCCCTGACCACCGAGCTTCAAACCGAGATCCATCTCCTCCTCTCCGGCCGCCCCACGGCGGACGCCTACCTTCTGCGCCGACGCAACTTATTTCTCGGCCGTTGGATGCGTCACGGTGGCTACTATCCCGATCCCCATCTCCGGCTCTTCCGCCGTCACGCTGCAAACTTCGCTCCTCCCGCCCGCTTCACCGACCGTCCCGTGCACGAAACCATCGCTATCGGTGGAACCACCGAAACCCTTAACGCCGACCTCATCCACCACGCCTACCCAACACTCGAAAGCTACATCGAGAGCCTCAATCGCTACAGCACCCTCGGCGCCCAGATCGTCATCGAAAAAGGTCACACCAGCAGCTCCGCCCTGGCCCTCTGGTACAACGTACTTCTTCTCCCAACCCTTACCTTCATCCGAAACTATCTTCTTCGCTTGGGCTTCCTCGACGGCCGCGAAGGCCTCCTGCTTCACCTCTACCACTCCACATACACCAGCTGGCAGTACGCCAAAGCCTGGCAGACCGTGCGCAAATCCACCGCAACGCGGTAAGGATTGCCGCTCCATCTCACAACGATGGTCGTCCGCGCAGGCAAACCAGCAA is drawn from Edaphobacter lichenicola and contains these coding sequences:
- a CDS encoding TIGR03118 family protein, producing MQKVVCPTGPVVDSLTSHRAPVQQIKTSVARTLIALLVGASTFGAAAIAQTAGTYQATNILSDGSVTAITTDPQFINPWGVSVGPAFWINTQATGLDYVATATGTIPFKVAIPAASGTGTGTPTGTVFNASTSIFKLTNGAASTFLFSSLDGTISGWNSGLGTTNSTALTAINNSAANAVYTDIALLTNSTGAFLLAANFGAGTDIEIYDSNFKSATLQGTFTDPTLPANYAPFAVHTIGSQVFVTYALRTTTTTNTSAPVSGYAVPRAAATSYTQTPGTGNGIVDVFDTNGNFLKRAIDVGGNLNAPWGVALAPAGFGIFGGDLLVGNFGDGIINAYNPTTFAFAGQLTDGTGKPISYPSLWEIAFGQSNATPAGAGDPNTLYIAAGLVNEAHGLFAGIANTTTSTAAATFGFSASTAAATVKAGSSTTATISVAPTNSFSGNVTLACSGPTGVTCTFSPSSLTVTPTAAATTTVTIQTAASMARVEHSKPWAQGAAAITVAFLMPFGSILIFSPKRATGTGNPLQLLGLIALLLVSTGMVIGCSSSMNPAASPVASAPTTPTTPTTPGTPAGVQMVTITATSGSITQNTTIALTVQ
- the cyaY gene encoding iron donor protein CyaY, whose protein sequence is MIDEATFRNESDRALETLKQSLISAEDDNGTFEFEDNNGVMNIIFGDGSSKFVITPNTPIRQVWISAQATSFKLDWSEADKAFTLAKTGEDLKTLTQRLLREHLNDPTISLP
- the crcB gene encoding fluoride efflux transporter CrcB — its product is MMSYLWVTIGSALGGLLRYAITRLTLTQSIAFPYGTILINVLGSFVIGYFGTLTLQSGRYPVSDNVRLFVMVGICGGFTTFSSFSLQTFDLLRSGAWGRALANVFLSVILCMAAVAAGHLLAYQSVTKTAIAETADEEYTG
- a CDS encoding glycosyltransferase family 2 protein: MTPKLSVAIITFNEEANLARTLASVQFADEIIVVDSGSTDRTIEIAASFKAKLYLQPWQGFAAQKNFAIERCSGTWVLSLDADEALTTELQTEIHLLLSGRPTADAYLLRRRNLFLGRWMRHGGYYPDPHLRLFRRHAANFAPPARFTDRPVHETIAIGGTTETLNADLIHHAYPTLESYIESLNRYSTLGAQIVIEKGHTSSSALALWYNVLLLPTLTFIRNYLLRLGFLDGREGLLLHLYHSTYTSWQYAKAWQTVRKSTATR